Below is a window of Sus scrofa isolate TJ Tabasco breed Duroc chromosome 3, Sscrofa11.1, whole genome shotgun sequence DNA.
ttaaaaacccggttagtatccatgaggatgcaggttcgatccctggcctcgctcagtgggttaaggatctggtgttgccacaggctatggcataggttgcagtgtgactcagatctggtgttgctgtggctgtggtggaggccggcagctgtagctctgctttgacccctagcctgggaacctccatatgcctcaggtgtggccctcaaaagcaaaaatctgaaaaccaaaaaaacttggCGAGTTgtctggtggcccagcaggttaaggatccggtattatcACCGCAGTGGcttcggtcactgctgtggcatgattcagtctctggcctgggaacttctgcatgccatgggtgtagccaaaaaaaaaaaaaaaaacaaaaaaacaccacaaaaaaccaaaacttattcaaattttattttattgatattttatcaatattttattggTAAAAAATGATAACTATTATCTGAGGTTTCACTGAGTTGTGGCAGTAACCATAGCCAAAATAATACTGAAAAGCCTTAAAATATTGGAACAGTTACCAAAACAcagagtgagcaaatgctgtttgGAAAGATGCCACGggctttcaatttgtaaaaaatgtgtCATCTGTAAAGTGCAAACGAGGCCTGCCTGTGTATTACCTGTGATAAGACTGACCGTGTGACTTGCGTGAAATTGCGTGACTTGCGTGAAATTGTGTGACCTGCGTGAAATGGTTTTCTGCGTTGTGTACAAACCTGTGtgcttcatttataaaacatttagaaagatTTGCCTCGTGGAACTGTGAGGCTTACCCCCGGCTTACGACGAAACTTAAAACTCAGTGTTTATCTAAGATAAATGTTTAGCAAATATTTGGGGAAGCCTTTCCCGGGGCCAGGCACTTGTAATCAGTTACAGCCTTGGATTTTGAAATgatatttgcttcctttttttttgtttttgtcacaaTCCCAACCATGTGAGGTACTGGCTTCTCGAATGTGCAAGCAGTTCACGTGCTGGGTTCTCAGCCCTTCTCAGAGCCTGGTCCTGGCTTGGGTTTCCTTAGGCTACATGTGAGGAGAGTCTTTGGTGACAGTCAAGGCCTGGAGGACATGGCAccttccccagcccccctccAGCCAGCAGCTGTCACGTCCACTGCCCCACCAGGTTCCCTGTTGAGTGCTCGCAGCGAAAACATGTACAGAGCAGTTCAAATCCCATGCGGATGGACGTGGCAATGccaaaaacctttttttgttaatgtacACATGATGTGAAAGTGGATTagtggagttctcgctgtggctcagtgggttaagaacccagcaagtatccatgaggatgtgggttcgattcctggccttgctcagtgggttaaggatctggcattgccgtgagctgtggtgtaggttgcagatgtggctgtggctgtggtgtaggccagtgtctacagctccgattcaacccccagcctggaaacctccatatgccaccgtgcggccctaaacagaaaacAATGACAAAATCAAACATGGATAAAGAGTCGAATTTCAGGCATCTGAAAAACTGGCAGAGCAAGGTATGTTCCGAGTTTTCTTCAAGAAGAATGTGTTTCTGTTAAAATCAGCTGGCTGACATTTCTCTTGCTCTTGGCCTGGCCATGGGCGCTGGATCTGGGATCCAAAGATCCACCTTCGGAAGCTGGGAGACTGTGGAAAAGTCACGGAGAcgctctgtgccttggttttctcatcaaGCTAttgagggaggagttcctgtcgtggctcagtggttaacgaatccgactaagaaccatgaggttgcgggttcgatccctggcctcgctcagtgggttaaggatccggcgttactgtgagctgtggtgtaggccagtggctacagctctgattcgacccctagcctgggaacctccatatgccgcgggagcagctcaagaaaaaaggcaaaaagacaaaaaaaaaagctattgaggGATGTGGAGGCCCTCCCTCCCGGGGGGGCCCTGAGGATGCACTCAGACAGGAAGCTGCCTGGAGGTGAGGTGACTCAAGAGGCTCACCTTGCTTCCCGTTTCATCAAGACAACAGGAGCAGTCAGGCGAGAGCGCCCCGTCCATCCGTCCACCTGCCCGGGCTCCCATGAGCTCCACTTTCTCCTGCTTCCGTGGGTGACTCGTTGGGGGTCCCAGCAGGGACCCCACCCCTTtacctcctccttccctttctccacatgcCCCCTCTTCTGCAGCCAATTGTTCCCACTGATGTATCACCGTGCTGTTGCTTCCTCTCCCCTTAAAACGCACACACGCTCATCCTCCTACTTCTGACCCCCTCCCGGACAGTCCCACTCTCAGTCCCAACACAGAGTCGCACAGCCCTGCACCGCCTTGCCCGCCTCATCCCCTGAGCCCTTGCCCCTGCTCATCCTCCCCGCAGCACCTGCCACCTTCTAAGACCAGCCCCGCCCCGTTCAAGTGTCAGCTCCTGGAGGTTGGATGCTGCCCGTTTTGTCTGGGGCACAGCATGTCCCTGTGAAGGGCTGTCAGCCGCTGAGAGAGTCTCATCGTTGGGCACACTTTGCTTGGTTGGGGTCCTGCTGCAGACTGGGCGCTGCTCTCCCCACCCGTCCCCTCAGGCTCCTGCTGATCCACCACTGGCACCTGAGCGTGCCCCATATTCACCCAGGGGGTCACCAGGTCTGACGGGCTCTTTGTCCCTCCGCGCCGCATCCACTGCCCCTTTCACCCTTCACGCTGTTGGCAACATCATTTTTCTAACAGCAAGTCGGGGGCTCCTGCCCCGTGCAGGACAGGATGCCACCTCCAACATCTGGGTGCTGCCTttccccccctcctcccagtgcccctcccccgccccgccccagccccctcACCTGCCAGAGACCCTcccaggctccagctgcagctttggtgACTTGGAGTCCTGGGAGGCAGTGGGCCACAGCTCACTGCCTGGAATGCTCGTCCCTTGGGCCAGTCCGTGTTGGCCTTCCAGGTGGGGCGCTCACGGGCACCCCTAACTCCCACCAGGCCAGCCTTGCTGCACTGTCACAGAGAGCTGTCCGTCTGTTGGGCTTCCTACCAGACTGTGCCTTTTTTGTGTCCCCAGGCTTGGCTTGGGGGAGGCTGGGATGGCAGGTGACAATGCAGGAACAAAGGGGAGGGACCTGCTTTGTGGGGAAATCCTGTCAGGACAGGGATTTCCACGCTGGGAGGCACTGCTGGGGAGCAAATCAGTTATTAGAAGAGAAAGGAGCCAGAGGCTATGGACTTGGTTGGAATTTGAGAGCAAACACAGACACttgaggaagagaaaattaaCTTTGCAATTGAAGGGATATCTGCCaactttattttgtctgataggaaaGGCTATGCTGCTCTTTGCAAGCCGGCTAGGATGCCTGTCCCATGGGTTAGCGTTAGTGGGCCTGCCCTGAGCCCACTTTTCCTTGctcctgagtgaggtcagggttgCCCCTCAGTTTTCCCTTGGGCGGCGGGGGGTCCTGGAGTTCAGCTGCTCTCACCCTTTGGGTGATGGGCTCACAGCTGCCCCCAGGAGCACAAGGCCTCCCCACCACAGCCAGGGCCTCTGCTGGCCAGGAAGTCCTCGGCCACTCTCCGCCAGCCTCTCTTCTGGATCTGGCTCTCCTCCCAGGGCCAGCCCAGCTGCTACCTGGCCTGCCGCTGGCTCCTCTCCACAGGATTGCGGGACCACGACCAGGAGATAAAGGACAGATGGGAAGGGCCTCGGAGGAGCTGCACTTGTGATAAAGAAACTCCTCCAAGGTCTcttctaaaaagttaaaaatgtggCGGGGTCTGAGAGCTGTCACAGAGCTAGATCAGAGCACAGGTCACACGAGAAAGGCGAGGAGAGCCCCCCAAATGCTGCAGAAGGCCCAGGAATGAGCTGAGGAGCCAAGGCAGGTCAGGGGCTGGAGTTGGCCCATCTTtctgtttaaagttttattacaAACCCATTAAGCACGAGAGCATGTGACAGTCAGCGAGCTTCAGCGAGGGCGTGGGACAGGGCGGCCTCTGCGGTCAAGTTTCGGTCACTCCCCTCTTCTGAGCCTGTCTCCAGGCCACAGACGAGGGACCAGTACCTCCTGGGTTGTCGCGAAGATGACCAACCCGAGAAACAACAGCGGACAGCTCCCGCCACGCGTCATTTAGTTTGTCCCCGACAGGGGAGTTCTTTGTAATCAGTGGCCGCAAGTCCTAAAAATGATCACACGTGATTTGTCAAAAAGAAAACCGAGGGGATGAACATAGGCTGAGCGCGAGCGGACACGGTTCACAGGCACCGTTCGCTTTTTCTTGAAGGAATTTGCGCTTCCCCGGACCCTGGCCGCGCCCCGATCGGTACCCCGGACCGCTCAAAATGCGGAGCCCGGGGCCCCTCCGCCCCGGAGCGGTGACCGCGGAGGGGCGGCCTGGGGACGCGCCCCGCCCGACCCCTCCTCCGCGCCGCCCCTACCCTCCTCCTCGGTGGGTGGGCTCGCGCCCCAGGACGCCCAGTGGGCCAGCGTCTGCGTCCTCCGGGATTGTGCGGATCGGACTTGGCGCTGCGGGGGAGTGCTTGATAAACCAAAAGGTCACGACCCGAGTGCGACGTCTCTGGGCCGTCGGTTGGGGGGAGGGTCTCCTCGCGGCGGGAGGTCTGGGGCGGCGGCCGGGGGATGGGGAGGCCGAGAGGGGAGGCGCGCAGAGTCGCCGCCGACGAGCGCCCTCCGGGCTGGCCGAGGGCGGGCGCGGCCCCTTTAAGAcgccgccggccccgccccgcgccgccccCTGCTGGGAGCCGCACCACGTGACCCGGGTCTTGTGACTGGCGGGGGGAGGCGCGGGGGGAAGCCCGCGGCGCCCGCCTCCAGGGGGCCCagccccgcgccgccgccgccgccgccgccgccgccgccgccgccgcccgcgagGACGGGGTCCAGCTGCCGGGCGTCCGGGCGTCCCCGCGAGTCCGAGGCGGAGCCGGAGCGGGAGCGCGAGCAGGAGCCGGGCCGGGCGCGGTGGGCGCCGCCCGCCATGGACCACAAGCCCCTGCTGCAGGAGCGGCCGCCCGCCTACAACCTGGAGGCCGGCCAGGGCGACTTCGCGTGCGGCCCGCACGGCTACGGCGCCAtccccgccgccgccccgccgccgccctACCCCTACCTCGTCACAGGTGGGCCGGGGGCccggggccggggggcggggtgggggtcgGGCCGGGACCCGGGCGGGCTGGCGGGCGGGGCGCCGGGCTcggggccccggggccccgggAGCAAACTTTGGGCGGAGTTCGGTGGCGACCTTTAACCCCGAAACCAACTTTTCTCGGGGCGCGGCCGAGGGGAGACCCGGGGCGGCGCCCGCGGGAGGGGTCGGAGGGAAGTCTCCGCGCTGGGAAGCTGAGATCGGCCCCCGAGCCTGGGCGCTGCCCGAGGGCCCTCAGCCCACCTGCGGGGTCGCGCGCCGGGCCCGCCCTTCCCGGGAAGCCTCAACACCTGACTGCAGGTTCACTTCGCTGAGATGCCGCCTGCGAGTCAGCCCCTAATAAAGCCGGAGTGGGCGCTTCGTGGACGCAGCTGTTGTCTTGGTTTTGCAAAGGGGGCGtgtttttggtgggggaggggggagggcaggagcAGTTCCCCGCCGATCCCCGGGTTTCCTCCCTGCCCGCTTCTCATGTGCCTTTCTGCCCACAGGGATACCCACCCACCACCCCAGGGTCTACAACATCCACAGTCGAAATGTCACCCGGTACCCTGCCAATTCCATCGTTGTTGTTGGAGGCTGCCCTGTCTGCAGGTATGTCACAAACCTGGGGGTCCCTGGAGGCCTCTGAGGACACACTTATGAGAACTTCATGAAGGGCTGATGGCTGGGGAGACGGTCTTGGGACAAGCTGCTGACCTGGGATGTGGGAGAGAGTGGCTTCAGTGGTCCTTGAGTCCCCACAGGTTTCATGGGGCAGGGGGGCATGCGGGGTTCCCTTTCCCAGGGAGCTGAGTGCTTTTGGAGCCAGCGAGCCCCAAGTGGTGGGATGCAGAGATTAGCAGTTCTAATGCAGAGATCTCTGGTTCCAGGACCTGCAGGTGGGCTCTGCATTTGATTCTTCAAGATGgtgaaaggttttcttttctggagGAGGGAGTTTGAAGTGCGTGGACAGGGGAGCCGAGTCAGATGGCGAGGGCGTTCAAGGAGCTAAGATCCGGGCGGCCTGGGGAGTGACAGCTTCATCCACGTGAGAGGGTCATTAGCTGCATGAGGACAGAAATGCCGAGGTTCTTTGGGGCGGGAGCGATAGTTCCTACCCTCAAACTGGAGCCTCCAGGTCTTCTGGCACCCGTTTATGGGGCCTGAGATGCAGCGACTAGGTGCTTGGTCTGTGTGGGTCCTGAGGGTTCCAGTTGGGTAAGACTTGGTCTCTGTCCTTGGTGGGTTCCAAGGGGCGGACACTTGAGAAAGTCAGGGCTGGCTTGGCAAGGGCGAGTTTTCAGCCTTGCCGTAGGAGGAAGTTGGAGTTGCTGAGATGGAGTTGAGAAACTCTGGTTTACACCTAAGCAATTTCAGAAGTGTGTGTGGAAGGCCCAGCGTAGAATCAGAGGGAAGTCAGCGATTCAGAGTCGCAGGGGCAGCTGTGTGAGAGACGAGGGTCCAGGAAGAAGGGCGTCTGGAAAGGGGGCAGGAGGCCAGTCAGGTGCCTTAACAAGGGGCTGCGGGCAGGAGGAGCCTGCCAGGGGGCCCCTTCTGCAAATCCAAAACGGGTCTCTCCTGACACTGCTGGCAAG
It encodes the following:
- the BRI3 gene encoding brain protein I3 isoform X1; translated protein: MDHKPLLQERPPAYNLEAGQGDFACGPHGYGAIPAAAPPPPYPYLVTGIPTHHPRVYNIHSRNVTRYPANSIVVVGGCPVCRVGVLEDSFTFLGIFLAIVLFPFGFICCFALRKRRCPNCGANFT
- the BRI3 gene encoding brain protein I3 isoform X2, producing MPPASQPLIKPEWALRGRSCCLGIPTHHPRVYNIHSRNVTRYPANSIVVVGGCPVCRVGVLEDSFTFLGIFLAIVLFPFGFICCFALRKRRCPNCGANFT